The following are encoded together in the Maniola jurtina chromosome 27, ilManJurt1.1, whole genome shotgun sequence genome:
- the LOC123878955 gene encoding androgen-dependent TFPI-regulating protein-like isoform X2: MCDVEAQVQPTKTIKENFTINLFLRTIFHVIYFVWFVCVLSWGCMIWFTITDDQLKHPILKDLKILAPFFFTNWNFTFQTVFLGLSLLHDVLEWCDKQKSSLGAKIKYWRDVIFCGMVLPFTLFVTGMFWTVYAIDRELVFPKIYDEVVPWWFNHCVHTNITVVLVVETLLQARRHPTNQRLELILYWIVAFAYAIVYYTIYFVTDRWLYQVFGVMNWWQVCLYQLFIWGISYFFYKMQFPLNRLIHGSDTETDNNEEKHINDVFHDNDRQTDVLNPDENGKVNTDLETNLPEKSWSMKFRNIKNNVENSRL, from the exons ATGTGTGACGTCGAAGCCCAAGTGCAGCCAACAAAAACGATTAAAGAGAACTTCACAATAAACCTGTTCTTACGCACAATTTTCCACGTTATATATTTTGTGTGGTTCGTGTGTGTGTTATCTTGGGGTTGCATGATTTGGTTCACGATCACCGACGACCAACTGAAGCATCCGATTCTGAAGGATCTGAAGATTTTGGCGCCATTTTTCTTCACGAATTGGAATTtt ACCTTCCAAACAGTCTTTCTGGGTCTGTCTCTGTTACATGACGTGCTAGAATGGTGCGACAAGCAGAAGAGCAGCCTCGGCGCGAAGATCAAGTACTGGAGAGATGTCATATTCTGTGGGATGGTGTTACCTTTTACTCTG ttcGTAACAGGAATGTTCTGGACAGTGTACGCGATCGACCGGGAGCTGGTCTTCCCCAAGATCTACGATGAGGTGGTGCCCTGGTGGTTCAACCACTGCGTCCACACCAACATCACCGTCGTTCTCGTGGTGGAGACCCTACTCCAAGCGAGGAGACACCCCACCAATCAGAGGCTGGAGTTGATCCTGTACTGGATTGTGGCCTTTGCTTATGCTATTGT aTACTACACAATCTACTTCGTCACCGACCGATGGCTGTACCAGGTCTTCGGAGTCATGAACTGGTGGCAAGTCTGCCTATACCAGCTCTTCATCTGGGGAATCTcctacttcttctacaagatGCAATTTCCTCTCAACAGACTAATACATGGATCAGACACCGAAACAGATAACAACGAAGAAAAACATATAAACGATGTATTTCATGACaatgacagacaaacagacgttTTGAATCCAGATGAAAACGGTAAAGTTAATACGGATTTAGAAACAAATCTTCCAGAAAAGTCTTGGAGCATGAAATTtaggaatataaaaaataatgtcgaGAATTCTCGATTGTGA
- the LOC123878955 gene encoding androgen-dependent TFPI-regulating protein-like isoform X1, producing MEELWKDSNIFYNVLCFLITENEKLFDRSDAVLYWRTVYHLFGILHHVYIGLFAMGLKIETHPNPDIRVLSTLGPGYLTGWNFTFQTVFLGLSLLHDVLEWCDKQKSSLGAKIKYWRDVIFCGMVLPFTLFVTGMFWTVYAIDRELVFPKIYDEVVPWWFNHCVHTNITVVLVVETLLQARRHPTNQRLELILYWIVAFAYAIVYYTIYFVTDRWLYQVFGVMNWWQVCLYQLFIWGISYFFYKMQFPLNRLIHGSDTETDNNEEKHINDVFHDNDRQTDVLNPDENGKVNTDLETNLPEKSWSMKFRNIKNNVENSRL from the exons ATGGAAGAGTTATGGAAGGATAGTAACATATTTTATAACgttttgtgttttttaattacggaaaatgaaaaattgttcGACAGAAGTGACGCGGTTTTGTACTGGCGTACGGTGTATCATTTATTCGGTATTTTGCATCATGTGTACATAGGGTTGTTTGCGATGGGGTTGAAAATTGAGACTCACCCCAATCCGGATATAAGAGTGTTGTCTACTTTAGGACCGGGTTATTTAACTGGATGGAATTTT ACCTTCCAAACAGTCTTTCTGGGTCTGTCTCTGTTACATGACGTGCTAGAATGGTGCGACAAGCAGAAGAGCAGCCTCGGCGCGAAGATCAAGTACTGGAGAGATGTCATATTCTGTGGGATGGTGTTACCTTTTACTCTG ttcGTAACAGGAATGTTCTGGACAGTGTACGCGATCGACCGGGAGCTGGTCTTCCCCAAGATCTACGATGAGGTGGTGCCCTGGTGGTTCAACCACTGCGTCCACACCAACATCACCGTCGTTCTCGTGGTGGAGACCCTACTCCAAGCGAGGAGACACCCCACCAATCAGAGGCTGGAGTTGATCCTGTACTGGATTGTGGCCTTTGCTTATGCTATTGT aTACTACACAATCTACTTCGTCACCGACCGATGGCTGTACCAGGTCTTCGGAGTCATGAACTGGTGGCAAGTCTGCCTATACCAGCTCTTCATCTGGGGAATCTcctacttcttctacaagatGCAATTTCCTCTCAACAGACTAATACATGGATCAGACACCGAAACAGATAACAACGAAGAAAAACATATAAACGATGTATTTCATGACaatgacagacaaacagacgttTTGAATCCAGATGAAAACGGTAAAGTTAATACGGATTTAGAAACAAATCTTCCAGAAAAGTCTTGGAGCATGAAATTtaggaatataaaaaataatgtcgaGAATTCTCGATTGTGA